In Castanea sativa cultivar Marrone di Chiusa Pesio chromosome 6, ASM4071231v1, a single window of DNA contains:
- the LOC142640898 gene encoding protein SMAX1-LIKE 8-like: protein MPTPVSVARQCLTPEAAHALDEAVAVARRRGHAQTTSLHAVSALLALTSSTLRDACARARNSAYSPRLQFKALELCLSVSLDRVPSTQLGDDPPVSNSLMAAIKRSQANQRRQPENFHLFHQISQQSSSSTNSSISCIKVELQHLILSILDDPVVSRVFAEAGFRSSEIKLAIVRPLPQLLRYSHRSRGPPLFLCNVSDFSDPGRPGFAFPFSGFLAPDDDNCKRIGEVMIRKNKGRNPLLVGVCAYSALQSFTETIEKQKDSVLPIELSGLNVICIENEVSKFVTENGDKGSLSLKFNEVGSMVQQNLGPGLVVNFGDLKTFVMVEDNIHDNGNNNNKNNNNSTRTSNSEAVRYVVDQLTSLLELHGGKVWLIGAAASYESYLKFLTKFPSIEKDWELQLLPITSLRPSSMAESYPRSSLMESFVPFGGFFSTPSDLKVPLSSSYQCMPRCHQCNEHCEEEVIAVSKGGFTASVADRYQSSLPAWLQMTELGTNKGLDMKTKDDGVVLSAKVTGVQKKWDNICHRLHHTKSPPEEKTFPTVLGFRFVEDKKENADNHSCNNTDASSNETDCVNVDSCMPMRKITTLQSSNSFPLVSKAKNESLLSKKWGKPSNAEDLESGGLNSPHCSVSNSSMGDSSRTSPTSATSVTTDLGLGICSSPSSNKPKKCTHQNSTDLPQGFSGRFSTDVDVVNGNISSHLTRSSSFSSPDYGGQFDRIDLKTLFRALTERVSWQDEAICVISQTIACCQTRSKKRHGASLRADIWFNFVGPDRLGKKKIALALAEKLHGSQEHFISMDLSSQDGMINSNTIFGLRGMNGYDIKFRGKTLVDCLAEELTKKPLSIAFLENVDKADVLAQNSLSQAIRTGKLSDSHGREISINNTIFVTTSTFSKGNYPHTVRREPSKYSAERILAVKWWPMQIIIGHAFGDNAKSQSMNVSDTMRKDISNPIFLNKRKLVSGTDSLGQPKISEMAKRAHKTSTRYLDLNLPAEENEVRDSNDGNSDKDSISENSKAWLQDFSGHVDKTVVFKPFDFDALADKLLKEATKSFHKIVGSNCFLEIDSKVMDQLLAASYIPDRNTVVEDWVERVLSRAFAEIPNRYNLTAHSIVKLATCEGLCVEELAPEVYLPSRIILN, encoded by the exons ATGCCAACGCCGGTCAGTGTAGCCAGGCAATGCTTAACGCCAGAGGCAGCTCACGCGCTGGACGAGGCGGTGGCCGTCGCACGCCGACGTGGGCACGCTCAAACGACGTCGCTCCATGCCGTCTCTGCTCTTTTGGCTCTCACTTCGTCGACCCTACGCGACGCTTGCGCGCGTGCGCGAAACTCGGCCTACTCTCCGCGCCTCCAATTCAAAGCTTTGGAGCTGTGTCTCAGTGTCTCGCTCGACCGAGTCCCCTCGACCCAACTCGGTGACGACCCGCCCGTGTCGAACTCGCTCATGGCGGCGATAAAACGGTCCCAAGCGAACCAACGAAGACAGCCCGAGAATTTCCACCTCTTCCACCAAATCTCTCAGCAATCGAGCTCTTCGACGAACTCGTCGATTTCGTGTATCAAAGTCGAGCTCCAGCACTTGATTTTATCGATTCTCGATGACCCGGTTGTGAGTCGGGTTTTCGCTGAAGCGGGTTTCCGGAGCTCAGAAATCAAGCTCGCTATAGTTCGTCCCCTCCCTCAGCTACTCAGATACTCCCACCGCTCGCGTGGCCCGCCTTTGTTTCTCTGTAACGTATCCGATTTTTCGGATCCGGGTCGTCCGGGCTTCGCTTTTCCTTTCTCGGGTTTTCTCGCTCCGGACGACGATAACTGTAAACGAATCGGTGAGGTTATGATTAGGAAAAACAAAGGGAGGAATCCTCTGCTTGTGGGTGTATGTGCTTACAGTGCACTCCAGAGCTTCACAGAAACAATAGAGAAGCAAAAAGATTCAGTCTTGCCCATTGAGCTTTCTGGGTTAAACGTAATTTGCATCGAAAACGAGGTTTCTAAGTTTGTGACTGAGAATGGTGATAAAGGGTCACTGAGTTTGAAATTTAACGAGGTGGGTTCGATGGTACAGCAAAATTTGGGACCTGGGTTGGTCGTAAATTTTGGAGACTTGAAGACATTTGTGATGGTCGAGGATAATATTCATGATAatggtaataataataataagaataataataatagtacaCGTACATCAAATTCTGAAGCTGTGCGCTATGTCGTTGACCAATTGACAAGTTTATTGGAGCTTCACGGAGGGAAAGTCTGGTTGATAGGAGCAGCCGCGAGCTACGAGTCGTATTTGAAGTTTTTGACTAAGTTTCCGTCTATTGAGAAAGATTGGGAGTTGCAGCTTTTGCCTATCACTTCTCTTAGGCCTTCTTCCATGGCTGAATCGTATCCCAGGTCCAG CTTGATGGAGTCGTTCGTTCCATTTGGTGGGTTCTTTTCAACACCTTCTGACCTAAAGGTCCCATTAAGTAGCTCATATCAATGCATGCCCCGTTGTCATCAGTGCAATGAACATTGTGAAGAAGAAGTGATTGCTGTTTCAAAGGGAGGTTTTACTGCCTCAGTGGCAGATCGATACCAATCTAGCTTGCCTGCTTGGTTGCAGATGACTGAACTTGGGACTAACAAGGGACTCGATATGAAG ACCAAAGATGATGGAGTGGTATTGAGTGCCAAAGTTACAGGAGTGCAAAAGAAATGGGACAATATATGCCATCGTCTTCATCATACTAAATCACCCCCTGAAGAAAAAACATTTCCTACTGTTTTGGGCTTTCGATTTGTTGAAGACAAGAAGGAAAATGCTGATAATCACAGCTGCAATAATACAGATGCATCTTCAAATGAAACTGACTGTGTGAATGTGGATTCATGCATGCCCATGCGAAAGATCACCACATTACAATCAAGCAATTCTTTTCCTTTGGTTAGCAAGGCTAAGAATGAAAGTTTGCTATCCAAAAAATGGGGGAAACCTTCAAATGCTGAAGATCTTGAGTCAGGTGGCCTCAATTCTCCCCATTGCAGTGTATCCAATTCAAGCATGGGTGACAGCAGTCGAACCTCCCCCACATCTGCAACTTCTGTGACAACAGATTTAGGACTGGGAATTTGCTCTTCTCCCTCTAGTAATAAGCCAAAGAAATGTACCCATCAAAATTCAACAGATCTTCCACAGGGATTCTCAGGTCGCTTTTCTACAGACGTTGATGTTGTCAATGGGAATATCTCTAGTCATCTGACTCGATCTTCATCCTTCTCAAGTCCTGACTATGGTGGGCAGTTTGACCGAATAGACCTGAAGACACTATTTAGAGCACTGACTGAGAGGGTCAGTTGGCAAGACGAAGCAATTTGTGTTATTAGCCAAACAATAGCCTGCTGCCAAACAAGAAGTAAAAAACGCCATGGAGCAAGTCTGAGAGCAGATATATGGTTTAATTTTGTTGGACCTGATAGGCTTGGTAAGAAGAAAATAGCTCTTGCCCTTGCTGAGAAATTACATGGAAGCCAGGAACATTTTATTTCTATGGATCTGAGTTCCCAAGATGGGATGATTAATTCAAACACAATCTTTGGTCTCCGAGGAATGAATGGTTATGATATAAAGTTCAGGGGGAAAACTCTGGTTGATTGTCTTGCTGAGGAGTTAACCAAGAAACCCTTGTCCATTGCCTTCCTTGAAAATGTAGATAAAGCTGATGTACTGGCTCAAAATAGTTTGTCTCAGGCTATTCGGACCGGTAAACTTTCAGACTCACATGGAAGAGAAATCAGCATCAATAACACGATATTCGTGACAACTTCAACATTCTCAAAGGGCAACTATCCTCACACTGTCAGAAGGGAACCCTCAAAATACTCTGCAGAAAGAATTTTGGCAGTAAAATGGTGGCCAATGCAGATTATAATTGGACATGCCTTTGGAGACAATGCCAAAAGCCAGAGCATGAATGTATCCGACACAATGAGAAAAGACATCTCTAATCCAATCTTTTTGAATAAAAGGAAGCTTGTCAGTGGTACTGACTCTCTGGGGCAGCCTAAAATCTCAGAGATGGCCAAACGGGCTCACAAGACATCAACTAGGTATCTGGATTTGAACCTTCCAGCTGAAGAAAATGAAGTTCGTGACAGTAATGATGGAAACTCTGACAAGGACTCCATCTCCGAGAACTCTAAAGCCTGGCTGCAAGATTTCTCTGGTCATGTGGATAAAACAGTAGTTTTCAAGCCATTTGATTTTGATGCACTTGCCGATAAATTATTGAAGGAGGCCACAAAGAGCTTCCACAAGATTGTTGGTTCCAACTGTTTTCTAGAGATTGATTCTAAAGTCATGGATCAATTACTGGCAGCTTCATATATACCAGACAGGAATACAGTGGTCGAGGATTGGGTAGAGCGAGTCCTGAGCAGGGCATTTGCAGAAATTCCAAACAGATACAACCTCACTGCTCATTCTATTGTAAAACTTGCTACTTGTGAGGGCCTTTGTGTTGAGGAGCTAGCACCAGAAGTTTACCTTCCTTCAAGAATTATTCTTAATTGA